A stretch of the Leptotrichia sp. oral taxon 223 genome encodes the following:
- a CDS encoding flotillin family protein produces the protein MGFLLGNFVPISIVLIIFFIFSLIGFIRVPMDRAAFISGFKRRVVIGRLAFYLRYFERVDYLDLSLFSVDVNTSVFVPTNDFINIKADAIVKLQISQEPEILNIASKNFLNKKSEYIGESVKEVLEGNLREIIGQMNLKDMVQNRKEFNVKVQENVSPDLREMGLVVVSFAVQSFMDEKGVIDNLGIENISKISKDASIAKAQAEKEIAIAKANADKEAKDIELKVAEEIAEKTNKLEIKKADLKIESDTKKASADMTYQLETERKRKELEEVQGESNFTRETQAIKTNQAKLEAEIKVDNQIKSDAELYRKTKQAESKLIEEQREAEAILYQKTKEAEALKIMAQQEGEALKIKAEADSESIKLKAQAEAESIKLKALAEAQSKREIGLAEAEAIKAKALAEAEGIDKKADAMKKYGNAAIMEMYFKALPEISKNIASPLNNIDKITMYGDGNTSKLVGDITKSIAQINDGITDSTGIDLKSVLAGMLGGKIISDKERLDSESENGVNSGKNKK, from the coding sequence ATGGGATTTTTATTAGGAAATTTTGTTCCGATATCGATTGTTCTGATTATTTTTTTTATATTTTCGCTTATCGGATTTATTCGTGTACCGATGGACAGGGCGGCATTTATTAGCGGATTTAAAAGAAGAGTTGTAATTGGAAGACTGGCTTTCTATTTGAGATATTTTGAAAGAGTCGATTATCTGGATTTATCATTATTTTCTGTAGATGTTAATACATCAGTATTTGTACCCACAAATGATTTTATTAATATAAAGGCTGATGCAATTGTAAAATTGCAAATTTCACAGGAGCCAGAAATTTTGAATATTGCTTCTAAAAACTTTTTGAATAAAAAGAGTGAATATATTGGAGAGTCTGTAAAGGAAGTGCTGGAAGGAAATTTACGTGAAATTATTGGGCAGATGAACTTGAAGGATATGGTTCAGAACAGAAAAGAATTTAATGTGAAGGTTCAGGAGAATGTATCGCCAGACTTGCGTGAAATGGGGCTTGTAGTAGTTTCGTTCGCTGTGCAGTCATTTATGGATGAAAAAGGCGTGATTGACAACTTGGGAATTGAAAACATTTCGAAAATCTCAAAAGATGCAAGTATCGCCAAAGCTCAGGCTGAAAAGGAAATCGCTATTGCAAAGGCAAATGCGGATAAGGAAGCAAAAGACATTGAATTAAAAGTGGCAGAAGAAATTGCTGAAAAAACTAATAAACTAGAAATAAAAAAAGCCGACTTAAAAATTGAGTCAGATACGAAAAAAGCCTCTGCAGACATGACTTACCAGCTTGAAACTGAGAGAAAAAGAAAAGAACTGGAAGAAGTTCAGGGGGAAAGTAATTTTACCCGTGAAACACAGGCAATAAAAACTAACCAGGCAAAATTGGAAGCTGAAATCAAAGTTGACAACCAGATAAAATCAGACGCAGAACTTTATAGAAAGACAAAACAGGCTGAAAGTAAGCTGATTGAAGAACAGCGGGAAGCAGAAGCAATCCTTTACCAAAAGACGAAAGAAGCAGAAGCCTTGAAAATAATGGCGCAACAGGAAGGAGAAGCTTTGAAAATTAAGGCGGAAGCTGATTCTGAAAGCATAAAATTAAAGGCTCAGGCAGAAGCAGAAAGCATTAAACTAAAAGCATTGGCAGAAGCTCAAAGTAAACGTGAAATAGGACTTGCTGAAGCCGAAGCAATAAAAGCAAAAGCACTTGCCGAAGCGGAAGGGATAGATAAAAAAGCCGACGCAATGAAAAAATACGGAAATGCCGCAATTATGGAAATGTACTTCAAAGCACTGCCAGAAATCTCTAAAAATATTGCATCTCCGCTTAACAACATTGACAAAATCACAATGTATGGTGATGGTAATACTTCCAAGTTAGTTGGAGATATTACAAAATCAATCGCCCAAATTAATGATGGAATCACGGATTCGACAGGAATTGACTTAAAATCTGTACTGGCTGGAATGCTTGGAGGGAAAATAATTTCTGATAAGGAGAGATTAGATTCTGAAAGTGAAAATGGTGTCAATTCTGGAAAAAATAAAAAATAA
- the secA gene encoding preprotein translocase subunit SecA, with amino-acid sequence MLKKLGEKIFGTSDEREIKKMQKLVDKINEIEPLFEKMTDEQLSHKTVEFKERLQKETLDDILVEAFATVRETSKRLMGMRHYDVQLIGGMILHKGCIAEMKTGEGKTLMATLPIYLNALPGKGVHVVTVNDYLAKRDRDIMAGLFEFLGLTSGVVVGNITPEQRKAAYNCDITYGTNNEFGFDYLRDNMVGELDEKVQRGHNYVIVDEVDSILIDEARTPLIISGAAEETTEWYNTFAEVAKKLKRSYKTEEIKDKKNTVIPDEDWEDYEVDEKSHTVTITDKGIKNVEKILKIDNLYSPEYVELTHFLTQALKAKELFKLDRDYIINDDNEVIIVDEFTGRLMEGRRYSDGLHQAIEAKEKLEVAGENQTLATITLQNYFRMYEKLSGMTGTAKTEEDEFKQIYSLKVIVVPTNKPVARVDLPDVIYMNKNAKYKAIARKIEELYHKGQPVLVGTASIQHSEEVSALLKKAKIPHEILNAKHHEREAEIIAQAGRFRTVTIATNMAGRGTDIKLGGDAESFAAKVAVKGTPEYEDVYAAYVKECEEDKKKVIKAGGLFILGTERHESRRIDNQLRGRAGRQGDPGMSEFYLSLDDDLMRLFGGDRLKSMMKMLKIDEDEEIRHKQISKSVENAQKRIESRNFSSRKSLIEYDDVNNTQREVVYEQRDAILKNENLKELITNMISDTVDDIVNSAYVGEGKGEKDFNLLSDKLQETFEYEISEDLANASADEISDKVYNDLVRIYDEKEAAIGEEIFRRIERYIMLEVLDSKWRQHLKDLTELREGIRLRSYGQRNPIHDYKIVGYEIYNEMIDAIKRETSSFILKLRVRSEEDTNNLTHEEVSNVRYEHEENEMIGDDVPNETHRPLSRRERRERERRNV; translated from the coding sequence ATGTTAAAAAAACTAGGAGAAAAAATATTTGGTACATCAGATGAGAGAGAAATCAAGAAAATGCAAAAATTGGTGGATAAGATTAATGAGATTGAGCCGCTTTTTGAAAAAATGACAGATGAACAGCTGAGTCATAAGACAGTTGAATTTAAGGAAAGACTGCAAAAGGAAACGCTTGATGATATATTGGTTGAGGCATTTGCGACAGTCAGGGAAACTTCAAAAAGGCTTATGGGAATGCGTCACTATGATGTTCAGCTCATCGGAGGAATGATTCTTCATAAAGGCTGCATTGCGGAAATGAAGACAGGGGAAGGAAAAACCTTGATGGCAACGCTTCCAATTTATTTAAACGCATTGCCAGGTAAAGGAGTGCATGTTGTAACGGTTAATGACTATCTTGCAAAACGGGATAGAGATATTATGGCAGGACTTTTTGAGTTTTTGGGACTGACTTCTGGAGTTGTTGTTGGAAATATTACACCAGAACAAAGAAAAGCCGCCTATAACTGTGATATTACTTATGGAACGAATAATGAATTTGGATTTGATTACTTGAGGGACAACATGGTTGGGGAGCTTGACGAAAAAGTGCAGCGTGGGCATAACTATGTTATTGTCGATGAGGTAGACTCAATCCTAATTGACGAGGCAAGAACTCCGCTTATTATTTCGGGAGCGGCCGAAGAAACTACAGAATGGTACAACACTTTTGCAGAAGTTGCAAAAAAATTAAAAAGAAGCTACAAAACTGAAGAAATTAAGGATAAGAAAAATACTGTAATTCCTGACGAGGACTGGGAAGATTATGAAGTTGATGAAAAATCGCACACAGTTACAATTACTGATAAGGGAATTAAAAATGTTGAAAAGATATTAAAAATAGATAATTTATACTCGCCAGAATATGTAGAACTTACCCACTTTTTGACACAGGCATTGAAAGCAAAGGAATTGTTTAAACTGGACAGGGACTATATTATCAATGACGACAATGAAGTTATTATAGTAGATGAGTTCACTGGGCGTCTTATGGAAGGAAGACGGTATTCAGATGGGCTGCATCAGGCAATCGAAGCAAAGGAAAAATTGGAAGTTGCTGGAGAAAATCAGACGCTTGCAACAATTACATTACAAAACTATTTCAGAATGTATGAAAAATTGTCAGGAATGACGGGAACTGCAAAAACGGAAGAAGACGAATTTAAACAAATTTATAGCTTAAAAGTTATTGTAGTGCCCACAAATAAGCCTGTTGCCAGAGTAGATTTACCCGATGTTATTTATATGAATAAAAATGCCAAGTATAAAGCAATTGCAAGAAAAATCGAGGAACTTTATCACAAGGGTCAGCCTGTTCTTGTCGGTACGGCTTCAATTCAGCATTCAGAAGAAGTTTCCGCATTATTGAAGAAAGCTAAAATTCCTCACGAAATACTAAATGCAAAACATCATGAAAGGGAAGCGGAAATTATTGCACAGGCAGGACGTTTCAGAACAGTAACGATTGCAACAAATATGGCAGGACGTGGAACGGATATTAAACTTGGAGGAGATGCAGAGTCGTTTGCTGCAAAAGTTGCGGTAAAAGGTACGCCTGAGTATGAAGATGTCTATGCAGCATATGTAAAGGAATGTGAAGAAGACAAGAAAAAGGTGATTAAAGCTGGCGGATTGTTTATCTTGGGTACAGAAAGACACGAGAGCAGACGTATTGACAATCAGTTAAGAGGACGTGCGGGACGTCAAGGGGATCCAGGAATGTCAGAGTTTTATTTGTCACTTGATGACGATTTGATGAGACTGTTTGGTGGAGATAGGCTGAAAAGCATGATGAAAATGCTAAAAATTGACGAAGATGAGGAAATTCGCCACAAACAAATAAGTAAATCTGTTGAAAATGCTCAAAAACGTATCGAAAGTCGAAACTTTTCATCAAGAAAGAGCCTTATTGAATATGATGATGTAAATAATACTCAAAGGGAAGTTGTTTATGAGCAGAGGGATGCCATCTTGAAAAATGAAAACTTGAAAGAGTTAATTACAAACATGATTTCAGACACTGTGGATGACATTGTAAATTCTGCCTATGTTGGTGAAGGTAAAGGCGAAAAAGACTTTAATTTGCTGTCAGATAAACTTCAGGAAACATTTGAATATGAAATTTCGGAAGATTTGGCAAATGCAAGTGCAGATGAGATTTCAGACAAAGTTTACAATGATCTGGTAAGAATTTATGACGAAAAGGAAGCGGCTATTGGAGAAGAAATATTTAGAAGAATTGAAAGATATATTATGCTGGAAGTATTGGATTCCAAATGGCGACAACATTTGAAGGATTTGACAGAACTGCGTGAGGGAATAAGGCTACGTTCTTACGGGCAAAGAAACCCTATTCATGATTATAAAATTGTAGGTTATGAGATTTACAATGAAATGATTGACGCAATAAAACGTGAAACAAGCTCATTTATCTTAAAATTAAGAGTTCGTAGTGAAGAGGATACAAACAACTTGACTCATGAAGAAGTTTCAAATGTAAGATATGAACACGAAGAAAATGAAATGATAGGCGATGATGTACCAAATGAAACGCATCGTCCGCTTTCAAGAAGAGAAAGAAGAGAACGTGAAAGAAGAAATGTCTAA